One window of the Archangium primigenium genome contains the following:
- a CDS encoding ribbon-helix-helix domain-containing protein: protein MARKKISTTIYITPEQNEMLKALNTKTKVPVAEYIRQGIDLVLEKYKAQLPGQASFDELGSGQ from the coding sequence ATGGCCCGAAAGAAGATCAGTACGACCATCTACATCACGCCCGAGCAGAACGAGATGCTCAAGGCGCTGAACACGAAGACGAAGGTTCCCGTGGCCGAGTACATCCGGCAGGGGATCGATCTCGTTCTGGAGAAGTACAAGGCGCAACTGCCGGGCCAGGCTTCCTTCGACGAACTGGGGTCGGGTCAATGA
- a CDS encoding SDR family oxidoreductase yields the protein MKVLVTGGAGFIGSHVCDAFVRSGHEVIALDNLSSGKKENLDPRVRLEVADIRSPEAAALVRAERPQVLLHLAAQMDVRRSVEDPRFDADANILGFLNLLEAGRASGVQKVVFSSTGGAIYGEQDVFPAPESHATRPISPYGVSKASGELYLNYYKAQYGLKYVALRYANVYGPRQNPHGEAGVVSIFSTRLLAGQDCTIYGEGKQTRDFVYVEDVARANLLAAEKDYSGPINIGTGVETDINRLFSLLAQSAGVSKPPGHAPGRPGEQMRSCIDNRLAREVLGWQPTVDLAEGTRRTVAFFREKAAH from the coding sequence TTGAAAGTCCTGGTGACGGGTGGTGCGGGTTTCATCGGCTCGCACGTGTGTGATGCGTTCGTTCGGTCGGGCCACGAGGTCATCGCGCTGGACAACCTGTCGAGCGGGAAGAAGGAGAACCTGGACCCGCGCGTGCGCCTGGAGGTGGCGGACATCCGCTCGCCCGAGGCCGCGGCGCTGGTGCGCGCCGAGCGCCCGCAGGTGCTCTTGCACCTGGCGGCCCAGATGGACGTGCGCCGCAGCGTGGAGGATCCGCGCTTCGACGCCGACGCCAACATCCTCGGCTTCCTCAACCTCCTGGAGGCCGGGCGCGCCTCGGGGGTGCAGAAGGTGGTGTTCAGCTCCACCGGCGGGGCCATCTACGGCGAGCAGGACGTCTTCCCGGCGCCCGAGTCCCACGCCACGCGGCCCATCTCGCCCTACGGCGTCTCCAAGGCGTCCGGCGAGTTGTACCTCAACTATTACAAGGCCCAGTACGGGCTGAAGTACGTCGCGCTGCGCTACGCCAACGTGTACGGCCCCCGGCAGAACCCGCACGGGGAGGCCGGCGTGGTGTCCATCTTCAGCACGCGCCTGCTGGCCGGCCAGGACTGCACCATCTACGGCGAGGGCAAGCAGACGCGCGACTTCGTCTACGTGGAGGACGTGGCGCGCGCCAACCTGCTCGCCGCGGAGAAGGACTACTCGGGGCCCATCAACATCGGCACCGGCGTGGAGACGGACATCAACCGGCTCTTCTCCCTGCTGGCCCAGTCCGCCGGGGTGAGCAAGCCGCCGGGCCACGCCCCGGGCCGCCCCGGCGAGCAGATGCGCTCGTGCATCGACAACCGGCTCGCCCGGGAGGTGCTCGGCTGGCAGCCCACGGTGGACCTCGCCGAGGGCACCCGGCGCACCGTGGCCTTCTTCCGCGAGAAGGCCGCCCACTAG
- the lepA gene encoding translation elongation factor 4 produces MPAENAHIRNFSIIAHIDHGKSTLADRLLDATGTVTKREAQDQFLDNMELERERGITIKAQSVRMNYTANDGQKYVFNLIDTPGHVDFAYEVSRSLAACEGALLVVDASQGVEAQTLANVYMALDHDLAIIPVINKIDLPSADVERTRTEIEDVIGIDGSDAVPASAKEGIGIRDILESVVRMVPPPSGEPQAPLKALIFDSWYDNYRGVVTLVRVLEGTLKLKQKIKLWSNNKVFEVQELGVFNPFSRPVTQLIAGEVGVLVANVKELQDAKVGDTITEELRPTDAPFPGFKEVKPMVFSGIFPVDSAEYEGLRDALGKLKLNDAAFTYEPESSTALGFGFRCGYLGLLHMEIVQERLEREYNLSLITTAPSVVYRITDSQGGVLLVDNPAKLPPVQRISKFEEPILTCNIHVPNDYLGAVLKLCQERRGVQKDMKYLGTSGVRVQVTYEMPLAEVVFDFFDKLKSVSRGYASLDYELADYVEADLVRLDILINGDPVDALSVIVHKDRAYQRGREVCQKLKEVIPKQMYEVAIQGAIGAKIISRETISAIRKNVLAKCYGGDISRKRKLLEKQKEGKKRMKQVGSVEIPQEAFLAVLKTEE; encoded by the coding sequence ATGCCGGCTGAAAACGCTCACATCCGCAACTTCTCGATCATCGCGCACATCGACCATGGCAAGTCCACGCTGGCCGACCGCCTGCTGGACGCCACCGGGACGGTGACCAAGCGCGAGGCGCAGGACCAGTTCCTGGACAACATGGAGCTGGAGCGCGAACGCGGCATCACCATCAAGGCCCAGTCGGTGCGGATGAACTACACCGCCAACGACGGGCAGAAGTACGTCTTCAACCTCATCGACACGCCGGGGCACGTGGACTTCGCCTACGAGGTGAGCCGCTCGCTCGCCGCGTGCGAGGGCGCGCTGCTCGTGGTGGACGCCTCCCAGGGCGTCGAGGCCCAGACGCTCGCCAACGTCTACATGGCGCTGGATCACGACCTCGCCATCATCCCGGTCATCAACAAGATCGACCTGCCGAGCGCCGACGTGGAGCGCACGCGCACGGAGATCGAGGACGTCATCGGCATCGACGGCTCGGACGCGGTGCCGGCCTCCGCCAAGGAGGGCATCGGCATCCGGGACATCCTCGAGTCGGTGGTGCGCATGGTGCCGCCGCCCTCGGGCGAGCCCCAGGCCCCGCTCAAGGCGCTCATCTTCGACAGCTGGTACGACAACTACCGCGGCGTGGTGACGCTGGTGCGCGTGCTCGAGGGCACGCTCAAGCTCAAGCAGAAGATCAAGCTGTGGAGCAACAACAAGGTCTTCGAGGTGCAGGAGCTGGGCGTGTTCAACCCCTTCTCCCGCCCCGTGACCCAGCTCATCGCGGGCGAGGTGGGCGTGCTCGTGGCCAACGTGAAGGAGCTGCAGGACGCCAAGGTGGGTGACACCATCACCGAGGAGCTGCGCCCCACGGACGCGCCCTTCCCGGGCTTCAAGGAAGTCAAGCCCATGGTGTTCTCGGGCATCTTCCCCGTGGACTCCGCGGAGTACGAGGGCCTGCGCGACGCGCTGGGCAAGCTCAAGCTCAACGACGCGGCCTTCACCTACGAGCCCGAGAGCTCCACGGCGCTCGGCTTCGGCTTCCGCTGCGGCTACCTGGGCCTGCTGCACATGGAGATCGTCCAGGAGCGCCTGGAGCGCGAGTACAACCTGTCGCTCATCACCACGGCGCCCTCGGTGGTCTACCGCATCACCGACTCGCAGGGCGGGGTGCTGCTGGTGGACAACCCGGCCAAGCTGCCGCCGGTGCAGCGGATCTCCAAGTTCGAGGAGCCCATCCTCACCTGCAACATCCACGTGCCCAACGACTACCTGGGCGCGGTGCTCAAGCTGTGCCAGGAGCGGCGCGGCGTGCAGAAGGACATGAAATACCTGGGCACCAGCGGCGTACGGGTCCAGGTGACCTACGAGATGCCGCTGGCCGAGGTGGTGTTCGACTTCTTCGACAAGCTCAAGAGCGTGTCGCGCGGCTACGCGAGCCTGGACTACGAGCTGGCCGACTACGTCGAGGCGGACCTCGTGCGCCTGGACATCCTCATCAACGGCGATCCGGTGGACGCGCTCAGCGTCATCGTCCACAAGGACCGGGCCTACCAGCGCGGCCGCGAGGTGTGCCAGAAGCTCAAGGAAGTCATCCCCAAGCAGATGTACGAGGTGGCCATCCAGGGCGCCATCGGCGCGAAGATCATCTCGCGCGAGACCATCTCCGCCATCCGCAAGAACGTGCTCGCCAAGTGCTACGGCGGTGACATCAGCCGCAAGCGCAAGCTCCTGGAGAAGCAGAAGGAGGGCAAGAAGCGCATGAAGCAGGTGGGCTCGGTGGAGATCCCCCAGGAGGCGTTCCTCGCGGTCCTCAAGACGGAGGAATAG
- a CDS encoding UDP-glucuronic acid decarboxylase family protein, producing the protein MKGQRVVVLGGAGFLGSHLCERLLEDGAARVVSVDNYITGVESNVAHLVGRAGFEALRQDITEGLSVEGPVDYVFNMASPASPIDYANLPLETMRVGSVGTENGLKLAEAKGAVFLMASTSEIYGDPLVHPQREEYWGNVNSIGPRACYDEAKRYAEALTMVYARSRGVKTRIVRIFNTYGPRMRLNDGRVVPAFVGQALRGEDFTVFGDGTQTRSFCYVRDLVDGLVRLALSDETEPVNIGNPREMTMLQFAEAVRAAAGGGGRILHKPLPKDDPKQRQPDITRARQRLGWEPRVSLEEGLRETISWFRKVAAPKTGS; encoded by the coding sequence ATGAAGGGCCAGCGGGTGGTGGTGCTGGGGGGCGCGGGCTTCCTCGGCTCGCACCTGTGTGAGCGGCTGCTGGAGGACGGCGCCGCGCGCGTGGTGTCGGTGGACAACTACATCACCGGGGTGGAGTCCAACGTGGCGCACCTGGTGGGCCGCGCGGGCTTCGAGGCCCTGCGCCAGGACATCACCGAGGGGCTGTCGGTGGAGGGGCCGGTCGACTACGTCTTCAACATGGCCTCGCCGGCCTCGCCCATCGACTACGCGAACCTGCCGCTCGAGACGATGCGCGTGGGCTCGGTGGGCACGGAGAACGGGTTGAAGCTCGCCGAGGCCAAGGGCGCGGTGTTCCTCATGGCCTCCACGTCGGAGATCTACGGGGATCCGCTCGTGCACCCCCAGCGCGAGGAGTACTGGGGCAACGTGAACTCCATCGGGCCGCGCGCCTGCTACGACGAGGCCAAGCGCTACGCGGAGGCGCTCACCATGGTGTACGCGCGCTCGCGCGGCGTGAAGACGCGCATCGTGCGCATCTTCAACACCTATGGCCCCCGGATGCGCCTGAACGACGGGCGCGTGGTGCCGGCCTTCGTGGGCCAGGCGCTGCGCGGCGAGGACTTCACCGTCTTCGGGGACGGCACCCAGACGCGCTCCTTCTGTTACGTGCGTGACCTGGTGGACGGGCTGGTGCGGCTGGCGCTCTCGGACGAGACCGAGCCGGTGAACATCGGCAACCCCCGGGAGATGACCATGCTCCAGTTCGCCGAGGCGGTGCGCGCCGCGGCGGGCGGGGGAGGGCGCATCCTGCACAAGCCCCTGCCCAAGGACGACCCCAAGCAGCGTCAGCCGGACATCACCCGGGCCCGGCAGCGGCTCGGCTGGGAGCCCCGGGTGTCGCTGGAAGAGGGTTTACGGGAAACCATCTCGTGGTTCAGGAAGGTTGCGGCGCCGAAAACGGGCTCCTAA
- the lepB gene encoding signal peptidase I: MTVSANPPATSESAPAVQRSPEHERALRALLWRDRLTSLWMPLIVLLVAYVPYLPLIEFVPDSASWAQPFMQGLALVLLVAFGGILAWRLAVPRERVLRALRHDARELMEEMERIHKRLPGKIAPEATARLDEQQLRLEEAFLSADAARIEKETKTYDAVATQTLGVFRKQTAWDLFSGFGKALAVAFVVRIFIIEPYKIPSGSMFPTLEIGDQVFINKFIYGVRLPLTNTVPFQIVRAPARGDVIVFNNPMQTDLDFIKRVVGVPGDKVELIDGVVHINGDAQERTLVKDDLVVFNKHDSIGWFPEHRRLYEENLSGHKHAVLQDAPTARSEHEGPYVVPPGHVFVMGDNRENSSDSRYGLGTGGGVAFVPYGFIKGKAMVIWLSLGYGGWFSGLFDGTGLRTDRLFLPVR; encoded by the coding sequence ATGACCGTCTCCGCCAACCCGCCCGCGACGTCCGAGTCCGCGCCCGCCGTTCAGCGCTCGCCCGAGCACGAGCGGGCCCTGCGCGCGCTGCTGTGGCGCGACCGGCTCACCAGCCTGTGGATGCCGCTCATCGTGCTGCTGGTGGCCTATGTGCCCTACCTGCCGCTCATCGAGTTCGTGCCCGACTCGGCCTCCTGGGCCCAGCCCTTCATGCAGGGTCTGGCGCTGGTGTTGCTCGTGGCCTTCGGCGGCATCCTCGCCTGGCGGTTGGCGGTCCCCCGCGAGCGGGTGTTGCGCGCGCTGCGCCACGACGCGCGCGAGCTGATGGAGGAGATGGAGCGCATCCACAAGCGGCTGCCGGGGAAGATCGCCCCCGAGGCCACCGCGCGCCTGGACGAGCAGCAGCTGCGGCTGGAGGAGGCCTTCCTCTCCGCGGACGCGGCGCGCATCGAGAAGGAGACCAAGACGTACGACGCGGTGGCCACCCAGACGCTGGGCGTCTTTCGCAAGCAGACGGCGTGGGATCTGTTCTCCGGCTTCGGCAAGGCGCTCGCGGTGGCCTTCGTGGTGCGCATCTTCATCATCGAGCCGTACAAGATTCCCTCCGGCTCCATGTTCCCCACGCTGGAGATCGGGGATCAGGTCTTCATCAACAAGTTCATCTACGGCGTGCGCCTGCCGCTGACCAACACCGTGCCCTTCCAGATCGTCCGGGCCCCGGCGCGTGGGGACGTCATCGTCTTCAACAACCCGATGCAGACGGACCTGGACTTCATCAAGCGCGTGGTGGGCGTGCCCGGCGACAAGGTGGAGCTCATCGACGGCGTGGTCCACATCAACGGCGATGCGCAGGAGCGCACGCTCGTGAAGGACGACCTGGTCGTCTTCAACAAGCACGACAGCATCGGTTGGTTCCCCGAGCACCGGCGGCTCTACGAGGAGAACCTGTCGGGCCACAAGCACGCGGTGCTCCAGGACGCGCCCACGGCGCGCTCCGAGCACGAGGGGCCCTACGTGGTGCCCCCGGGCCATGTCTTCGTCATGGGTGACAACCGCGAGAACAGCTCCGACAGCCGCTATGGCCTGGGCACCGGCGGCGGCGTGGCGTTCGTGCCCTACGGCTTCATCAAGGGCAAGGCCATGGTCATCTGGTTGTCGCTCGGCTACGGCGGCTGGTTCAGCGGACTGTTCGACGGAACCGGGCTGCGCACGGACCGACTCTTCCTGCCGGTGCGGTGA